AGAAAAAACTGCAACTAACATTCGCTTGCCGTCATGCGGGTTTTCTTTTTCGCAGATAGTTTTTATTTCCTATTTTTGTTCTGTGCAAGCGGACAGTTAAGCAATTCTTTCTCCCGCACGCACGGCAAGCGAAAGAACGTTAGCCACAATGCAAGAAAACATTTATACCTTTGGACATTTTTATAAATGAATAAAAATTACTTTTCATCAGACAGACAATCGCACGGCAACGACATTTGCTCGTGGACAGTTGCTCAGGTAATTGACAGCAGACAATCTATTTCTTAGTTTACAATTAACAAATTATAAAACTAAAACTCTAAAAAAAATGAAAACAACTATCTTTTCTTTCGTTATAATGCTCCTTACTTTGAGCAGTTATGCACAATCGCTCCACAATCTTTTTGCAACAGTTACTATAACTGATACGGCAGCATCCAAAACAGCAAGACCGGAAGTAATTGCTACATCAAACCGTGTATTTGTACTTTATCTTGCAATCACCGGCACTACCAATACTTTTGATTTGAAAATCTATAACAGTAATATGGACACATTAATAAATTCACAGGTTTTAGTGTCTCCGACATCAAGTTACGGTAAACCGACCGACATCCGGGTTGCATCGGACGGGCAGTATCTCTATGCATTTTACGAAACATTAAAAACCATATCATTCGGAAATGATTCAACTTCCCTTTGGGCAGCAAAGTATTTGCTGAATGATAATTTTACTCTTGTTGCCGGTACTCCGGTTCCCATAACAAGGAGCAAGCCCGCAACCCAACTTTCCATTGGCGGTGAAAAGGTTGACGACCCGGCTCCTTTGATGGGTCCAAATTCGGTTTATGCAATAACCCGTTTGCACGATTCCATTAAAACTACAGGAAGCACTATTTACAGGGTACGGGAATTTGACAATAATAATTTTACTCAACTTTCACAGTTTGACCTTGATTTATCAGATGTGGCTGATGGAAGAGGGCGGGTAACAAGTTTATTCTATCGGCAAAATAATATTTATATTGCATTAACGACTACCGTTTCCAACGTAGGACTATATGAAAACTCAGATGACGGAGCGCTGTCCGATATTATCCTTATTAAAATGCAACCTGATTGGACATATAACCCAACCACTGATGTTTTCACACTTACTGCTGAAATCAATGACCATGAAAATTATGTTTCAGGGCTGGATATGGACAATAATTATCTGTATGTTACATACAAGCAGGCAACTGGCAGTCCCCCGACAGGACAGCAATTAGCGTGGATTAAAATTTACGACAACAACTTTAATTTTGTTGATACAATTATGGTGAAAAGCACCGTTTGGGGTCCGAGCGGGGAAGAAATACGCCCATCGCTCGATGTTTACGGGAGCAGAATTTATTCCGGTCAAAGTATGGCTCCGATATCCGGCAGCGGCTACGCCAAAGTTTTTGTTTATGATTTTCTGCTTACTTCAGTAAATGACAATTCTGAAAACTTCAATCTTTCGCCTGCTATTTTTCCCAATCCTTTTTCCACACAGACAACTTTGCTGATAGACATTCCATTAAATAACGCAACTCTCACGGTTTACAATTCTTTCGGGCAGACAGTAAAAGAAATAAAAAACATTTCGGGACAGACAGTCACTCTCTCGCGTGACAATCTTCTAAGCGGACTGTATTTTATTCGGCTTACAGAAGACAGTAAAGTAATCGCAACAGACAAATTAGTAATTACTGACTGACACATAAGACAAGCTGCACTGTGGCTAACATCGGCTTAAAAGAAATGGCGGGGTGACAAGCAATTTGGTAATTCTGTTTTTAAAATTATCTTTGTTTCGGGTGGACAGTGACGAGCAATTAAGCCCGCCACTTCTTTAAGCCGTAACTCGTTAGGCACAATGCTAAAAAAAACGACAATGACGACACGACATCAAAAACTTTGGACTGTTGCAATCGCGACACTTTCGTTTTTTCTGACAACTTGCAGTTTTAACAAAGTATTTCTTCAGCCGACAAAAGCACCACCGACAGCAAAAAAACTGACATTGAAAACAGCAACGGACACGACCGTTGTGTTTTTTTCGCCTGACACTCATCAACCGACATTTACAAAAAACGGAAAAGACACAATTGACCTCGGCTACACAATTGAAAGTGTTGCATTCAAAAGTACAAATGGGAATAAACTGAATGGTTGGTTTATAAAACCTAAAAATAAGACAGCGACAATTACTTTACTCCATCTTCACGGCAACGCTGGTTTTTTGTTAAGTCAATATCAAATGATTGTTCCGTTAATAAAAAACGGTTTTCAAATTTTTATGTTTGATTACAGCGGGTTCGGTTTTTCAGACGGCAAAGCAACGCGAGACAATGTATTGACTGACGCTCTTTCTGCACTTGACTACATCAAAAGCAGACAAGATGTTAAGGACACCAAAATAGTTATTTACGGACAGTCACTCGGTGGACACTTATCCGCAGTTGTTGCGACACAACGGCAAAGCGACATAGACGGTTTAGTAATTGAAGGTGCTTTTTCATCTCATAAGGACATTGCTTCTCATCGTATTCCTATTCTTGGACGCATTTTAGTAAAGCAAGGTTATTCCGCGACAAAATCAATAAAGGACTTTCATAAACCATTATTAGTAATTCACAGCACGGAAGACAAAGAAGTTCCTTTTTATATGGGCAAAAAAATATTTGACAATGCAAACCAACCCAAAGAGTTTTATGAAATAAAAAAATGTCATATGTGCGGGACAATTTTTTATGCGGACAGTATCGCAGACAAAATAAAAAATATGTGGACAGCAAAGTAAATCACACGGTGGACAGTTGCGCAGACACGGACGAAAAGCACAGTGCCTAACATCCGCTTGCCTCAATGGCGGTTTTCGTTCGGGAAAAATGTTTTGTGTATTTAATTATCTTTGTGCTGGCAGACAGTTACTCGCTTTTAATCCGCCACTGCGGCAAGCGGAGGAACGTTAGCCACAATGCAAAAAAACGGACAGACAGTTCTTAACTTTGACAACGACAACAAAAAATAAAAAAAAGGACAATGAAAAAACATATACTCATCCCGACAATCTTTTTAGCGTTGACAGTTGCACACAAACA
This is a stretch of genomic DNA from Bacteroidota bacterium. It encodes these proteins:
- a CDS encoding T9SS type A sorting domain-containing protein; amino-acid sequence: MKTTIFSFVIMLLTLSSYAQSLHNLFATVTITDTAASKTARPEVIATSNRVFVLYLAITGTTNTFDLKIYNSNMDTLINSQVLVSPTSSYGKPTDIRVASDGQYLYAFYETLKTISFGNDSTSLWAAKYLLNDNFTLVAGTPVPITRSKPATQLSIGGEKVDDPAPLMGPNSVYAITRLHDSIKTTGSTIYRVREFDNNNFTQLSQFDLDLSDVADGRGRVTSLFYRQNNIYIALTTTVSNVGLYENSDDGALSDIILIKMQPDWTYNPTTDVFTLTAEINDHENYVSGLDMDNNYLYVTYKQATGSPPTGQQLAWIKIYDNNFNFVDTIMVKSTVWGPSGEEIRPSLDVYGSRIYSGQSMAPISGSGYAKVFVYDFLLTSVNDNSENFNLSPAIFPNPFSTQTTLLIDIPLNNATLTVYNSFGQTVKEIKNISGQTVTLSRDNLLSGLYFIRLTEDSKVIATDKLVITD
- a CDS encoding alpha/beta fold hydrolase: MTTRHQKLWTVAIATLSFFLTTCSFNKVFLQPTKAPPTAKKLTLKTATDTTVVFFSPDTHQPTFTKNGKDTIDLGYTIESVAFKSTNGNKLNGWFIKPKNKTATITLLHLHGNAGFLLSQYQMIVPLIKNGFQIFMFDYSGFGFSDGKATRDNVLTDALSALDYIKSRQDVKDTKIVIYGQSLGGHLSAVVATQRQSDIDGLVIEGAFSSHKDIASHRIPILGRILVKQGYSATKSIKDFHKPLLVIHSTEDKEVPFYMGKKIFDNANQPKEFYEIKKCHMCGTIFYADSIADKIKNMWTAK